One window of Anaerolineales bacterium genomic DNA carries:
- the dnaJ gene encoding molecular chaperone DnaJ, with translation MTNDYYETLGVSRNASDDEIKAAFRKLARQYHPDVNKEPHAEEKFKEINEAYGVLSDQEKRARYDRFGKAGLGGMGGGYHDYTADFNDIFEDLFSGFGFSTGRRSRRSPRRGRDLQMQVSLTFEEAVFGVEKDIEFSRDETCSRCNGNGAEPGTTPIKCGTCGGQGEVRQVRQTFLGQMVQTAPCPTCNGRGETIASLCTTCRGTGLERRKVKKKVSIPAGVDHGTQIRLAGEGAPGEFGGPNGSLFLVLDVQPHKFFKRRENDILLNLDINVAQAVLGAEIEVPTLDGDEKLKIPAGTQPGKVFTMKGKGVPYLRRKDRGNQLVIVNVAIPNKLTKEQRELFEKLAESLGTTVKPQEKGFLDWLNEALGG, from the coding sequence ATGACCAACGATTATTACGAAACCCTTGGCGTGAGCAGGAACGCGAGCGATGACGAGATCAAAGCCGCTTTCCGTAAACTCGCGCGCCAATATCACCCCGATGTGAACAAAGAACCTCATGCCGAGGAGAAGTTCAAAGAGATCAACGAGGCATATGGCGTGCTTTCCGATCAAGAGAAACGCGCGCGTTACGACCGTTTTGGCAAAGCGGGGTTGGGCGGAATGGGGGGCGGATATCACGATTACACCGCTGACTTCAACGATATATTCGAGGACTTGTTCAGCGGATTTGGATTCTCCACCGGACGACGTTCGCGCCGCTCTCCGCGCCGTGGGCGGGACCTGCAAATGCAGGTTTCGCTTACCTTCGAGGAAGCGGTCTTTGGTGTTGAGAAGGACATCGAGTTCTCGCGCGACGAGACTTGTTCACGTTGTAACGGCAACGGCGCCGAGCCGGGAACGACTCCGATAAAGTGTGGAACGTGCGGCGGGCAAGGCGAGGTGCGTCAGGTGCGTCAGACATTCCTGGGTCAGATGGTGCAGACGGCTCCATGTCCCACTTGTAACGGGCGCGGCGAAACGATCGCTTCTCTCTGTACGACCTGCCGCGGCACCGGACTGGAACGTAGAAAGGTAAAGAAGAAGGTATCCATTCCTGCCGGGGTGGATCATGGCACGCAAATCCGTTTGGCAGGCGAAGGCGCACCCGGAGAATTTGGCGGTCCGAATGGAAGCTTGTTCCTGGTGCTCGACGTTCAACCCCATAAATTTTTCAAACGGCGTGAAAACGATATCCTGTTGAACCTGGATATCAACGTGGCTCAAGCGGTGCTCGGTGCGGAGATCGAAGTTCCAACTCTCGATGGCGATGAGAAGTTGAAGATCCCCGCAGGCACACAACCTGGTAAGGTTTTTACAATGAAGGGTAAGGGCGTTCCATATTTACGCCGCAAGGATCGCGGCAACCAGTTGGTGATCGTCAATGTGGCAATTCCGAATAAACTGACAAAGGAACAGCGCGAGTTGTTCGAGAAACTGGCAGAGAGCCTCGGCACGACGGTCAAGCCGCAGGAAAAGGGATTTTTGGATTGGTTGAATGAGGCGTTGGGCGGGTAG
- a CDS encoding YbaB/EbfC family nucleoid-associated protein, with protein sequence MAKGFNKGPAMGGQGGMMQQLQRMQKQMEEAQAKLAEETVSATAGGGAIKVTMTGDQKCKSVEISPEFLKDADAELLQDMVLSAVNMALDQSRELQQKLMGPLAGGLPF encoded by the coding sequence ATGGCAAAAGGATTCAACAAAGGACCCGCCATGGGCGGACAGGGTGGGATGATGCAGCAATTGCAGCGAATGCAAAAACAAATGGAAGAGGCGCAGGCGAAACTCGCGGAAGAGACAGTCTCCGCCACGGCGGGCGGCGGCGCGATCAAAGTCACCATGACCGGTGACCAGAAATGTAAATCGGTTGAGATCTCCCCCGAGTTCCTCAAAGACGCCGATGCCGAATTGCTGCAAGACATGGTCTTATCCGCTGTCAACATGGCGCTCGACCAAAGTCGCGAACTCCAGCAAAAGTTGATGGGTCCGCTCGCGGGTGGGCTTCCGTTCTAA
- a CDS encoding NUDIX domain-containing protein: MWVHILAAKLVRTRFRAAVAALVFDEQGRVLLFRHTYRKFEWGIPAGSLEYHEQPADAIIREFFEETGMQAGIERLLTVVSAKEDHHLTVVYLCRVMGGKFQPSHEISEMKYFDVNGLPMMLFAEKDLIRWATRELRHELA; the protein is encoded by the coding sequence ATGTGGGTGCATATCCTGGCTGCGAAATTGGTCCGGACGAGATTTCGCGCTGCAGTGGCGGCTTTGGTATTCGATGAGCAGGGGCGGGTGCTTCTCTTTCGGCATACGTATCGCAAATTTGAATGGGGTATCCCTGCGGGAAGTTTGGAATACCACGAACAGCCCGCAGATGCGATCATCCGCGAATTTTTCGAAGAGACTGGAATGCAGGCAGGGATTGAACGGCTGCTAACGGTGGTCAGCGCGAAGGAAGATCATCATCTGACGGTTGTATATCTTTGCAGAGTAATGGGCGGCAAGTTCCAGCCGTCGCATGAAATCTCGGAAATGAAATACTTTGATGTTAATGGCTTACCCATGATGTTGTTCGCTGAGAAGGACTTGATCCGATGGGCGACCAGGGAATTAAGGCATGAACTGGCTTGA
- the dnaX gene encoding DNA polymerase III subunit gamma/tau, whose protein sequence is MTQALYRKYRPKQWDTVIGQDHVIQTLTNSIKADRVGHAYLFAGPRGTGKTTVARLLAKAVNCLNEDPTQRPDNTCDHCKAVNENRFLDLIEIDAASNTSVDDVRDLRDKINFAPTQGKYKIYIIDEVHMLSTAAFNALLKTLEEPPPHAIFVLATTEIHKIPATVLSRCQRHEFRRVPIDEIVKNLKTIIESENIQADEEALTLIARQSAGGMRDAQSLLDQLSSTGAKITLHIAQQVLGTATSQTVLDVINSVLDHQPARGLETIHKALDSGADPRSLARQLVEYTRGLMLIQMGNAEQVEATREVKTQMEAHAQAFNTSDVLRMMKIFNNAATDLRGGWQPSLSLELALAEVIDAPAEVASIAASPQPKPKPASISQAVSKPDAVLSGGSSSPERSGPEPRDVSRPEAEAPAINSNDIVKAWKPLINALPKAQANLGALMNSVKMIDVQGKTLILGMASDVLVEKLNKPDQIEIIQRLIKDHFHVDLSVRCVVTNAKGKLPAHVAQDGMVAAAIQHGGEIVDMDE, encoded by the coding sequence ATGACCCAAGCCCTCTACCGCAAGTACCGCCCGAAACAATGGGATACCGTGATTGGACAAGACCACGTCATCCAAACCCTGACCAACTCCATCAAAGCAGACAGAGTCGGTCATGCCTATCTTTTCGCGGGTCCACGCGGAACGGGCAAGACCACCGTCGCGCGTTTGCTGGCGAAAGCGGTGAACTGTCTCAACGAAGACCCCACCCAACGCCCCGACAATACCTGCGACCACTGCAAGGCAGTCAATGAAAATCGCTTCCTCGACCTGATCGAGATCGACGCGGCGTCCAACACATCGGTGGATGATGTCCGTGATTTGCGCGACAAGATCAACTTCGCGCCTACGCAGGGCAAATATAAAATCTACATCATCGACGAAGTTCACATGCTCTCGACCGCGGCGTTCAATGCACTGCTCAAAACACTTGAAGAGCCGCCGCCGCATGCCATCTTCGTCTTAGCCACTACTGAAATTCACAAAATCCCCGCCACGGTTTTATCGCGCTGTCAGCGTCATGAGTTCCGCCGCGTGCCGATTGATGAGATCGTCAAAAATCTCAAAACCATCATTGAATCCGAAAACATCCAAGCCGATGAAGAGGCGCTCACTCTCATTGCCCGTCAGTCGGCAGGTGGTATGCGCGACGCGCAATCGTTGCTCGATCAGCTTTCTTCTACAGGCGCGAAGATCACGCTCCACATTGCGCAGCAAGTCCTCGGCACGGCAACCAGTCAGACCGTGCTCGATGTCATCAACTCCGTCCTCGACCATCAACCCGCGCGCGGACTCGAAACCATTCACAAAGCCCTCGACTCAGGCGCCGATCCGCGTTCGTTGGCGCGTCAACTCGTGGAATACACTCGCGGGCTGATGCTCATTCAAATGGGCAACGCCGAGCAGGTCGAAGCCACGCGCGAAGTCAAAACCCAAATGGAAGCGCACGCTCAAGCCTTCAACACATCCGATGTTTTGCGCATGATGAAAATTTTCAACAACGCGGCAACGGATTTGCGCGGCGGCTGGCAGCCCTCTTTGAGTCTGGAACTCGCCCTCGCGGAAGTGATCGACGCTCCAGCCGAAGTTGCCTCTATCGCCGCCTCGCCTCAACCCAAGCCGAAGCCTGCTTCTATTTCCCAAGCAGTTTCCAAGCCGGATGCCGTGCTGAGCGGAGGGTCGAGTAGTCCTGAGCGGAGCGGACCGGAGCCGAGGGACGTATCGAGACCCGAAGCCGAAGCGCCCGCCATCAACTCCAACGACATCGTCAAAGCCTGGAAGCCGCTCATCAATGCCCTTCCCAAAGCGCAGGCGAATCTCGGCGCGTTGATGAACTCGGTCAAGATGATCGACGTGCAAGGCAAGACCCTTATCCTCGGTATGGCAAGCGACGTGCTCGTGGAAAAACTCAACAAACCCGATCAGATCGAAATCATACAGCGCCTCATCAAAGACCACTTCCATGTGGATTTGTCCGTGCGCTGTGTGGTCACCAATGCCAAAGGCAAACTCCCCGCCCACGTTGCGCAAGACGGCATGGTTGCTGCTGCAATCCAACATGGTGGCGAAATCGTGGATATGGATGAATAA
- a CDS encoding glycosyltransferase family 1 protein: MNITILTFGSRGDVQPFLPLSLGLMSRGHNVILAAPARFKSLVEEHGITFFPLAGDPEELSRRLNDAGYNFVKLVKELMSHAVDIGAEMMRQTDEACHDADLIIHTFAHAVGANTLAREKKIPDIHIQTFPMFTPTGDYPNISLPNLRIRFLNRLSHIASLKITELTSSLGFEQVRRRAGLPKRKLYSPFKDTPPHLRTPILCAWSPSLIPSSSDWSPRVHVTGYYFFPYNNSYSPPNELREFLEAGKPPVCISFGSMVHKNPEKVDEFIHASLKQTNNRGVILSGWGSMKRESTSDVLYLESAPHDWLLPKCKMLIHHGGAGTTSASLRAGIPQVVIPFTADQPFWGRRVHAIGAAPKPIRVRRLSVEKIVRAMAEAESKVVLERAQAIGQRIRGENGVGEAVRLAESYAAEYSKIDPIF, encoded by the coding sequence ATGAACATCACTATTCTTACCTTCGGCTCTCGCGGCGACGTCCAACCCTTTCTCCCTTTATCTCTCGGCTTGATGTCTCGCGGACATAATGTCATTCTTGCCGCGCCAGCACGATTTAAGTCTCTGGTTGAAGAACATGGCATCACATTCTTTCCGCTTGCTGGCGACCCTGAAGAGCTCAGTCGCCGCCTCAATGATGCGGGTTATAACTTCGTCAAACTCGTCAAAGAGTTAATGTCTCATGCTGTGGATATCGGCGCAGAGATGATGCGTCAAACCGATGAAGCCTGCCATGACGCAGACCTCATCATCCATACCTTCGCTCATGCTGTTGGAGCGAACACGCTCGCGCGCGAGAAAAAAATCCCCGATATCCACATCCAAACTTTTCCCATGTTCACGCCCACCGGCGATTATCCCAACATCTCTTTGCCAAATTTACGAATTCGTTTCTTGAATCGCCTATCTCACATCGCCTCCTTGAAAATCACCGAACTCACTTCATCTTTGGGATTTGAACAAGTCCGCCGCCGAGCGGGCTTACCCAAGCGAAAACTATATTCTCCCTTCAAAGATACCCCGCCTCACCTCCGGACCCCGATCCTGTGTGCCTGGTCCCCGAGCCTGATTCCATCCTCAAGTGACTGGAGTCCACGCGTGCATGTCACTGGATATTATTTCTTTCCGTATAACAATTCATATTCTCCGCCTAATGAATTAAGAGAATTTCTAGAGGCAGGAAAACCACCAGTTTGTATTTCGTTTGGAAGTATGGTCCACAAGAACCCTGAAAAAGTTGACGAATTCATTCATGCTTCCTTGAAGCAAACAAACAATCGCGGGGTTATCTTATCGGGGTGGGGAAGTATGAAACGTGAGTCGACGAGCGATGTGTTATATCTCGAGTCCGCGCCGCATGATTGGCTGCTGCCTAAATGCAAGATGTTGATTCATCACGGCGGGGCCGGGACAACATCTGCAAGCTTGCGGGCTGGCATACCTCAAGTGGTGATTCCGTTTACTGCCGACCAGCCGTTTTGGGGGAGGAGAGTCCATGCGATTGGGGCAGCGCCAAAGCCGATTCGGGTGCGTCGACTTTCGGTCGAGAAGATCGTCAGAGCCATGGCTGAGGCGGAGTCAAAGGTTGTTCTTGAGCGGGCGCAGGCTATAGGTCAAAGAATACGAGGCGAGAACGGGGTGGGGGAGGCTGTCCGTTTGGCTGAGTCGTATGCGGCTGAGTATTCAAAAATCGACCCGATTTTTTAA
- a CDS encoding lamin tail domain-containing protein, producing MDRRKLIQYLLLNVFVSASVTGGILFWYDRNYRAVSPPAVIQQAAPISGNDSAPASNTELQTDIPVKISSVVGAGVLSSEIAIIKFEGEGELDLTAWQLKDEDGNTYTFPNITLYPNGAVQVHTAVGTDTVIDLYWGIGEGVWNSGEEARLFDSQGNLRAVYKVP from the coding sequence ATGGATCGCCGTAAACTCATCCAATACCTGCTGTTGAACGTCTTCGTCTCGGCGAGTGTGACAGGCGGAATCCTGTTCTGGTACGACCGCAATTATCGTGCCGTCAGCCCGCCCGCCGTAATTCAGCAGGCGGCTCCTATCAGTGGCAACGACTCCGCGCCAGCATCCAACACCGAACTGCAAACGGATATTCCCGTGAAAATCAGCAGCGTGGTTGGGGCGGGGGTGCTATCTTCTGAAATTGCCATCATCAAGTTCGAGGGCGAAGGTGAACTCGACTTGACCGCCTGGCAACTCAAGGATGAGGACGGCAACACCTACACCTTTCCCAACATTACTCTCTATCCCAATGGCGCAGTCCAAGTTCACACCGCTGTCGGTACTGATACCGTCATTGACCTCTATTGGGGCATTGGTGAAGGAGTTTGGAATTCCGGCGAGGAAGCGCGGCTTTTTGATTCGCAAGGTAATTTGAGAGCCGTTTATAAAGTGCCTTAA
- the grpE gene encoding nucleotide exchange factor GrpE has translation MAEEMNKHEENEETQAAAESKADTTQEAPVDAEREALIQQLKEAESKMIEYKDGWARSQAEFQNFRKRVERDNESFKVSTKGDIIKKVLPVLDDLERAMLNRPADDAWANGIELVMRKFQNILDMEGVTKIEAKGAAFDPNFHEAISHEPSEEVESGHVIEVIQSGYVIGERVLRPALVRVAQ, from the coding sequence ATGGCAGAAGAAATGAACAAGCACGAGGAAAACGAAGAGACACAAGCCGCAGCGGAATCGAAGGCTGACACGACCCAAGAGGCTCCCGTCGACGCGGAGCGTGAGGCGTTGATCCAGCAATTGAAAGAGGCCGAATCCAAGATGATCGAATATAAGGATGGTTGGGCGCGGTCTCAGGCGGAGTTCCAGAATTTCCGCAAACGCGTGGAGCGCGATAATGAGTCATTTAAAGTTTCGACAAAGGGCGACATCATAAAAAAAGTATTGCCCGTGCTCGACGATTTGGAACGAGCCATGTTGAACCGCCCCGCAGACGACGCCTGGGCAAACGGCATCGAACTTGTGATGCGAAAGTTCCAAAATATTCTGGATATGGAAGGCGTGACAAAGATCGAGGCGAAAGGTGCGGCATTCGACCCGAACTTCCATGAAGCGATTTCCCATGAACCTTCGGAGGAAGTGGAGAGCGGCCACGTCATCGAAGTGATCCAGAGTGGATATGTGATCGGTGAACGTGTTCTTCGACCTGCCCTTGTGAGGGTGGCGCAGTAA
- the recR gene encoding recombination protein RecR: MLLPESIQSLVTALERLPGIGPKSASRLAFYLLRAPEDVAQDLSTALANLKANTAFCSECFNITDAGRKRCEICESQKRDSSLICVVEEALDVLALERTGGFQGRYHVLQGVLSPIEGIGPDDLKIKQLAERVARGGVEEVIIATNPSMEGDATALYLRQQLEPMGVKVTRLARGLPVGGDLEYADQNTLLRALAGRHEMN, translated from the coding sequence ATGCTCTTACCCGAATCCATTCAATCTCTAGTCACCGCCCTCGAACGCCTGCCCGGCATCGGACCCAAGTCTGCTTCACGGTTGGCGTTCTATCTTCTTCGCGCGCCCGAAGATGTCGCGCAAGATTTGTCCACTGCGCTGGCGAATCTCAAAGCCAATACCGCCTTCTGCTCCGAATGTTTCAACATCACCGATGCAGGGCGCAAGCGCTGTGAGATTTGCGAATCCCAAAAACGCGATTCATCCCTCATCTGTGTCGTCGAAGAAGCCTTGGACGTCCTCGCGCTCGAACGCACGGGCGGCTTTCAAGGCAGGTATCACGTCTTGCAGGGAGTTTTATCTCCCATCGAAGGCATCGGTCCCGACGATCTCAAGATCAAGCAACTTGCTGAACGTGTTGCACGTGGGGGAGTGGAGGAGGTCATCATCGCCACCAATCCCAGCATGGAAGGCGACGCGACCGCGCTCTATCTCCGTCAACAACTTGAGCCGATGGGCGTCAAAGTCACCCGCCTCGCGCGCGGTCTGCCCGTGGGCGGTGACCTGGAATATGCCGATCAAAACACCTTACTGCGTGCGCTTGCAGGCAGGCATGAAATGAACTAA
- the dnaK gene encoding molecular chaperone DnaK: MAKIIGIDLGTTNSVAAVMQGGEPIVIPSAEGERLVPSVVAVNKNSERLVGRVARNQAITNPQNTIFSVKRFMGRKSDDPEVERTKKRVPYAVKEAPNGDVRVELGGKDYSPPEVSAMILAKMKADAEAYLGETITQAVITVPAYFNDAQRNATKDAGKIAGLEVLRIINEPTASSLAYGLDKKKNEVICVYDLGGGTFDVSILDVGDGVFQVRSTSGDTFLGGDDFDLRIMDYLIAEFKKDNGIDLHNDRQALQRLKEASEKAKIELSTVMQTEINLPYLTADANGPKHLVMTLTRAKLEQLVADLVDRTIAPVKQALADASLNAGDINEIVLVGGMTRMPAIQDRVRAFFNKDPHKGVNPDEVVAIGAAIQAGVLGGEVKDILLLDVTPLTLAIETLGGVATPQIERNTTIPTRRSQVFSTAADSQTQVEIHVLQGERPMAADNKSLGKFILDGIPPAPRGVPQIEVTFDVDANGILKVSAQDKATGKSQHITITASSGLNETEIEKMRKDAEAHVEEDRRRKDLIEARNNADNTVYAGEKALRDLGDKVPAEIKAEVEAKSAEVREAAKGEDVEKIKAAVESLGQTIQKIGASVYEQNPTAGGGEAGSASGENPDVVEGEVKE; this comes from the coding sequence ATGGCAAAAATCATTGGTATTGACCTGGGTACGACGAACTCGGTGGCGGCGGTAATGCAGGGCGGCGAACCGATCGTGATCCCATCGGCTGAAGGCGAACGGCTTGTGCCTTCGGTCGTGGCGGTGAACAAAAATAGTGAACGCCTGGTGGGGCGCGTGGCGCGAAATCAGGCGATCACCAACCCGCAGAACACGATCTTTTCTGTGAAACGTTTTATGGGGCGAAAATCCGACGACCCCGAAGTGGAGCGCACGAAGAAACGCGTGCCGTATGCGGTGAAAGAAGCGCCAAACGGCGATGTCCGCGTGGAACTCGGAGGCAAGGATTATTCCCCGCCGGAGGTCTCTGCGATGATTCTCGCAAAGATGAAGGCAGATGCCGAAGCCTATTTGGGCGAGACGATTACGCAGGCGGTGATCACTGTACCGGCTTACTTCAACGATGCCCAGCGCAATGCGACCAAGGATGCGGGCAAGATCGCAGGCTTGGAAGTGTTGCGCATCATCAACGAACCGACGGCTTCTTCGCTGGCGTATGGGTTGGACAAAAAGAAGAACGAAGTCATCTGCGTGTATGACCTGGGCGGCGGTACGTTCGATGTTTCCATTTTGGATGTGGGCGACGGCGTGTTCCAAGTCCGCTCCACAAGCGGCGATACCTTCCTCGGCGGCGATGACTTTGACCTGCGCATTATGGATTACCTGATTGCCGAGTTCAAGAAGGATAACGGCATCGACCTGCACAACGACCGTCAGGCGCTTCAGCGTTTGAAGGAGGCGTCTGAAAAGGCGAAGATCGAGCTTTCGACTGTCATGCAGACCGAAATCAACCTGCCGTATCTTACAGCGGATGCGAACGGTCCCAAACATTTGGTGATGACGCTTACCCGCGCCAAGCTCGAGCAATTGGTGGCGGATCTTGTCGATCGAACGATTGCGCCGGTCAAGCAGGCTTTGGCAGATGCCAGCTTGAACGCGGGCGACATCAATGAGATTGTTTTGGTGGGCGGCATGACTCGCATGCCTGCCATTCAGGACCGTGTGCGTGCGTTTTTCAATAAAGATCCGCATAAAGGTGTGAATCCTGATGAGGTCGTTGCGATCGGCGCAGCGATCCAGGCGGGCGTGCTCGGCGGGGAAGTGAAGGATATCCTTCTGCTCGATGTGACTCCGCTCACGCTGGCGATCGAAACACTTGGCGGGGTGGCAACTCCGCAGATCGAACGCAATACCACCATCCCGACCCGCCGGTCGCAGGTCTTCTCCACAGCGGCAGATAGCCAGACTCAAGTCGAGATCCACGTCCTGCAGGGTGAGCGCCCGATGGCGGCGGATAATAAATCTCTTGGCAAATTTATCCTCGATGGCATCCCGCCCGCGCCGCGCGGCGTTCCGCAGATCGAGGTGACCTTCGATGTGGATGCTAACGGCATTCTCAAAGTCAGCGCGCAGGATAAGGCGACGGGTAAGAGTCAGCACATTACGATTACCGCTTCATCCGGTTTGAACGAAACCGAAATCGAAAAGATGCGCAAGGATGCCGAGGCTCACGTCGAGGAAGACCGCAGGCGCAAGGATTTGATCGAAGCGCGCAACAATGCCGATAACACCGTCTATGCGGGAGAGAAGGCATTGCGTGATCTGGGCGATAAGGTTCCGGCGGAGATCAAAGCTGAGGTCGAGGCGAAGAGCGCCGAGGTCAGGGAAGCGGCGAAGGGCGAGGATGTAGAGAAGATCAAAGCTGCGGTTGAGTCCCTCGGGCAGACCATCCAAAAGATTGGCGCCAGCGTCTATGAGCAGAATCCAACCGCGGGCGGGGGAGAGGCGGGTTCGGCATCTGGCGAGAATCCCGATGTGGTCGAGGGTGAAGTCAAAGAATAG
- a CDS encoding 50S ribosomal protein L11 methyltransferase — translation MNWLEVSLTVNGELAESVADVLARFAPNGVMTEQGVKFNDEEDEGTATGPITIRAYLEVNDQLEETRQKLEESLFYLGMITPVPTPTYKQIADQNWMEAWKQHYKPILIGEGLLILPAWLENPDPKRIPIKIDPGMAFGTGTHPTTQLCLELMEISFDERRKTKEGDSFIPSAKLRAGFPLSVIDVGCGSGILSIAAIKLGAKTVLGVDIDIESVKNSRENADVNGVGEELLLGQGSVTEVLAGHFAFKSAPLVVANILAPVLIRLFDAGLADLIEPNGEIILSGILDHQEESVIEAGQAKGLKRGEVRQIKDWVAISMKK, via the coding sequence ATGAACTGGCTTGAAGTTTCTTTGACCGTCAACGGCGAACTCGCCGAATCGGTTGCCGATGTGCTGGCGCGTTTTGCGCCCAACGGTGTGATGACCGAACAGGGTGTCAAATTCAATGACGAAGAGGATGAAGGCACTGCCACAGGTCCCATCACCATCCGTGCTTACTTGGAAGTCAACGATCAACTCGAAGAGACGCGACAGAAACTCGAAGAGTCGCTATTCTATTTGGGGATGATCACGCCGGTACCGACTCCCACCTACAAGCAGATCGCGGATCAAAACTGGATGGAAGCCTGGAAGCAGCATTACAAGCCGATTCTCATCGGTGAGGGACTCCTGATCCTGCCTGCCTGGCTAGAGAACCCCGACCCCAAACGAATCCCGATCAAGATCGACCCCGGTATGGCGTTCGGCACGGGGACGCATCCGACGACGCAGTTGTGTTTGGAGTTGATGGAAATTTCATTTGATGAGAGAAGAAAGACGAAAGAAGGCGATTCTTTCATCCCTTCGGCTAAGCTCAGGGCAGGCTTTCCTCTTTCCGTGATTGACGTTGGTTGTGGTTCAGGAATCTTATCAATTGCTGCCATCAAACTTGGCGCAAAGACGGTCCTCGGCGTGGACATTGACATTGAGTCCGTTAAGAACTCGCGCGAGAATGCAGATGTCAACGGGGTGGGGGAGGAACTTCTGCTCGGGCAGGGTTCTGTGACCGAGGTGCTGGCGGGGCATTTTGCGTTCAAGTCTGCGCCGCTGGTGGTGGCGAATATCCTCGCGCCGGTGCTCATCCGTCTCTTCGACGCGGGGCTGGCAGACTTGATCGAGCCCAATGGAGAGATTATTCTAAGTGGAATTCTCGACCATCAGGAAGAAAGTGTCATAGAGGCTGGTCAAGCCAAGGGGTTGAAGCGAGGCGAAGTTCGTCAAATCAAAGATTGGGTTGCGATTTCCATGAAAAAATAG